Proteins co-encoded in one Cydia strobilella chromosome 14, ilCydStro3.1, whole genome shotgun sequence genomic window:
- the LOC134747044 gene encoding uncharacterized protein LOC134747044 encodes MPLPYDTMSTTSQPRTESLFTKCCCCIPLRLGCFILGYLNLVFNTYHTLALLTLTTYIGITTHGFDHFDSDRPRMVSDQVPDIESVERPFLNQVGILLMVVLCANIAWLMINVACLVGLHKKSLGPIRVYIGFATVRLLLSLAGFVYLVMSCSAGTQTIVIHSLDLGLAAYFILVYYIYAVHLERELQLTRPEPANDISFVYPVKIDKEKLVL; translated from the exons ATGCCGCTGCCATATGACAC GATGTCCACGACTTCGCAGCCGCGAACGGAGTCCTTGTTTACAAAATGCTGCTGTTGCATTCCATTGAGGCTTGGGTGTTTTATCCTCGGATATTTAAATCTG GTATTCAACACCTACCACACGCTTGCCCTACTGACCCTGACCACCTACATCGGCATCACGACCCACGGCTTCGACCACTTCGACTCTGACCGTCCCCGCATGGTCTCGGATCAGGTGCCCGACATCGAGTCTGTTGAGAGACCCTTCCTCAACCAAGTGGGGATCCTGCTCATGGTTGTGCTCTGCGCTAATATTGCTTGGCTGATGATCAATGTGGCGTGTCTTGTGGGACTGCATAAG AAAAGTCTCGGCCCAATCCGCGTCTACATCGGCTTCGCCACCGTACGACTGCTGTTGTCTCTCGCTGGCTTCGTCTACCTCGTGATGTCTTGCAGTGCTGGCACTCAGACTATCGTCATCCACAGCTTGGACCTCG GTCTCGCAGCCTACTTCATCCTGGTGTACTACATCTACGCGGTTCACCTCGAGCGTGAACTGCAGCTGACCCGCCCCGAGCCTGCTAACGACATCTCCTTCGTTTATCCTGTCAAGATTGATAAGGAGAAGCTTGTTCTGTAG